The proteins below come from a single Oxyura jamaicensis isolate SHBP4307 breed ruddy duck chromosome 1, BPBGC_Ojam_1.0, whole genome shotgun sequence genomic window:
- the ETS2 gene encoding protein C-ets-2 — protein sequence MSEFGIRNMDQVAPVSTMYRGMLKRQPAFDTFDSSNSLFSGYFLSLNEDQTLQEVPTGFDSTSYESNNCELPLLTPCSKAVMSQALKDTFSGFTKEQCRLGIPNNPWLWTEQQVCQWLSWATNEFSLANVNFHQFLMSGQDLCNLGKERFLELAPDYVGDILWEHLEQMIKDSQEKTQDQYVENPHLTSVPHWVNNNSLTVNVDQTPYGMQMPGYPKALSYPKPSLLSDVCQTSTGPNLLNPEQEFSLFPKTQVDAVGVNYCAVNQDFTRSNLNLLIDNSGKLREHESSDSGAESYESSDSMLQSWNSQSSLVDLQRVPSYESFEDDCSQSLCLNKPTMSFKDYIQDRSDPVEQGKPVIPAAILAGFTGSGPIQLWQFLLELLTDKSCQSFISWTGDGWEFKLADPDEVARRWGRRKNKPKMNYEKLSRGLRYYYDKNIIHKTSGKRYVYRFVCDLQNLLGYTAEELHAMLGVQPDTED from the exons ATGAGTGAGTTTGGGATCAGAAACATGGATCAAGTAGCTCCCGTGTCGACTATGTACAGAGGAATGCTCAAG CGTCAGCCAGCATTTGACACCTTTGATAGCTCAAACTCTCTCTTTAGTGGATATTTTTTATCACTAAATGAAGATCAAACGCTTCAAGAAGTGCCAACAGGATTTGATTCTACTTCTTACG AGTCCAACAACTGTGAATTGCCTCTGTTAACCCCGTGCAGTAAGGCTGTCATGAGTCAGGCCTTGAAAGATACTTTCAGTGGTTTCACAAAGGAACAGTGTCGGCTGGGAATCCCAAATA ATCCCTGGCTGTGGACTGAGCAGCAAGTTTGCCAGTGGCTTTCTTGGGCTACCAATGAGTTTAGCTTGGCAAATGTGAACTTCCATCAGTTTCTTATGAGTGGCCAAGACCTTTGTAACCTGGGCAAGGAGCGCTTCTTGGAACTGGCACCTGACTATGTGGGTGATATTCTGTGGGAACACCTGGAGCAGATGATAAAAG ACAGTCAAGAGAAGACACAGGATCAATATGTGGAGAACCCTCATCTCACCTCAGTTCCTCACTGGGTTAACAATAATTCCCTAA ctgttaATGTGGATCAGACCCCTTACGGAATGCAAATGCCTGGGTACCCTAAAGCCCTCAGTTATCCCAAACCCAGTCTTCTGAGTGACGTCTGCCAGACTTCCACGGGACCAAATCTCCTCAATCCAGAACAAGAGTTCTCATTGTTTCCTAAAACCCAAGTGGATGCAGTTGGGGTCAACTACTGTGCAGTAAATCAAGATTTCACAAGAAGCAATCTGAACTTGCTGATAGATAATTCTG GTAAACTTAGAGAACACGAATCTAGCGACAGTGGTGCAGAAAGTTACGAAAGCTCAGATTCAATGCTGCAGTCCTGGAACAGCCAGTCATCACTAGTGGATTTACAACGTGTACCATCCTATGAGAGTTTTGAAGATGACTGTAGCCAGTCCTTGTGTCTGAACAAACCTACAATGTCTTTCAAAGACTATATTCAAGACAGAAGTGATCCTGTAGAGCAAGGGAAACCAGTTATACCAGCAGCAATTCTAGCTGGCTTTACTG GCAGTGGACCTATACAGCTATGGCAATTCCTGCTGGAGTTACTGACTGACAAATCTTGCCAGTCCTTTATTAGTTGGACTGGAGACGGATGGGAATTTAAACTTGCTGACCCAGATGAG GTGGCACGGAggtggggaagaaggaaaaacaagccaaaaatgAACTATGAGAAACTCAGCCGAGGGCTACGCTACTATTATGACAAGAACATCATCCACAAGACATCAGGGAAGCGATACGTGTACCGCTTTGTGTGCGACCTGCAGAACTTGCTGGGGTACACAGCGGAGGAGCTGCATGCGATGCTGGGGGTGCAGCCGGACACCGAGGACTGA